From a region of the Colias croceus chromosome 30, ilColCroc2.1 genome:
- the LOC123704708 gene encoding uncharacterized protein LOC123704708: MYCVVKNCKSFWKPNSDIKFHSFPKNEVKRKKWLSIVPIKGKMYQHARICSLHFKPEDYDPGKKFLLKNVVPFYLPHPCNCGSTVMTDEACSDCMELSTSTNIEDDGDPLSVDMNTTQDETTLEESERNDACSDCMELSTSINEADINDPLSDDSCQSYSYTTQKETALEESEKNIILRALLEQKIDSQQQNSQAKPGPSKDSIAKFLRTLKPKIVSQQQTFRAGPSKDSITVNIDTQDEPPAKRACFKDFSVQVKIKTPREISLLKNKRAMQRKINRQQEKIKKLESLLSTVKKYTNNTEIENILQGNFANICKLFDQEPKTKVLKYSDEVKGFALTVHSYSPQAYEYLRNVISLPHTSTLFR, from the exons ATGTATTGTGTTGtgaaaaattgtaaaagttTTTGGAAACCAAATTCTGATATaaaatttcacag TTTTCCAAAAAATGAagtcaaaagaaaaaaatggcTGTCCATAGTGCCTATCAAGGGTAAAATGTATCAACACGCCAGAATATGCAGTTTACATTTTAAGCCTGAAGATTACGACCCAGGAAAAAAATTTCTTTTGAAAAATGTTGTTCCTTTTTACTTACCACATCCTTGTAACTGCGGTTCAACTGTGATGACTGATGAG GCATGTAGTGATTGCATGGAACTTTCTACGAGTACAAATATAGAAGATGATGGCGATCCGTTGTCCGTTGACATGAATACAACTCAAGACGAAACAACTCTGGAAGAAAGTGAAAGAAATGAT GCATGTAGTGATTGCATGGAACTTTCTACAAGTATAAATGAAGCAGATATTAACGATCCATTGTCCGATGACTCATGTCAGTCGTATTCATATACAACTCAAAAGGAAACAGCTCTGGAAgaaagtgaaaaaaatatt ATATTAAGGGCATTGTTGGAACAGAAGATTGACTCACAACAACAGAATTCTCAAGCAAAACCCGGACCATCAAAAGACAGCATTGCTAAA tttttgaGGACATTGAAACCGAAGATTGTCTCACAACAACAAACTTTTAGAGCCGGACCATCAAAGGATAGCATTACT GTGAATATTGACACACAAGACGAACCACCAGCAAAAAGAGCATGTTTCAAAGATTTCAGTGTACAAGTGAAAATTAAGACTCCTCGTGAGATATCTTTACTGAAGAACAAAAGAGCGATGCAGCGAAAGATCAATCGGCAacaggaaaaaataaaaaagttggaATCTTTACTTTcaactgtaaaaaaatatacgaacAATACGGAAATTGAGAATATATTGCAAGGAAACTTTGCTAATATTTGCAAATTGTTTGATCAAGAGCCCAAAACTAAAGTACTGAAATACAGCGATGAAGTGAAAGGGTTCGCTTTGACCGTTCATTCTTATTCCCCGCAAGCATACGAATATCTCAGAAATGTTATTTCCTTACCGCACACTTCGACACTTTTTCGGTAA